ATTTTTTTGGCCATAAGAAAAAAAAATAAAAAATAATTAAATATTTTTGACTTAAGGGTGGAACCCTTAAACGTCGCTCTACTACAGGTGACTTAAGGGTGGAACCCTTAAACGTCACCCACCCTTACTTAGCTAAAGTTTGAAATAATTTTTGAGTATAGAGAGGATATTTTTTTAATTTTTGATTAAATAATTTTTTATTTATTTTTGAGAGATCCAAACTTTTAAGAGGAAAATGTCTTTTTTTAAGGCTAATTAAATACAATTCGTCTAATAAGGCTTTTTCTTTTTCGGCTATCAAAAAATTATCTTGAATGCGATAACCAAAATAAAGATTCGGATTAATATGAGAATATTCTAAAACTTGAAAGGGCAATTGCAATTCCCTTGTTTTTTTAGTGGTTATTAAAGTAATAGTCGCCGGGACTTGCTCTATAATACCATAACTATAAAGCGCATACTCTAAAGATATGTAGCTTGGCCTTAAAATCTCGCAGGCAAATTGTTCCCAATCAACATCTGTGCCGCTTATAGCATAATAACCTTTCATCAAGCGATTTAGTTTATCTTGCCTGACCAATCGATGTAAAACTACCTTTAAATTATCTTTTTTACCTGAATAAAGTTTGGCTATATCAGCGAAAGATAAATAAGTTTTGGGAATCATTTTTAATTTTTCCAAAAGCAAAGAAGGACTCATATTATTTGGTCAATTAAAAGCCATTTATCTCGGGGGAGGAATCTTTGTAATTCCCGCTTAAATTCTTTTTTTTCAAAAGGAAATTTTGTCGGGGGATTCCATGTTTCTTTTAAATATTTGGTAATGTAATAAAGGTCAAACCAATCGCGAGGTTCATTTCTTTTTTTAATGGCCTCTTGCTTCATTTTTTTTAAAGATTCAATGGTAATGGTGGGGACAATGGGCTTTAAATGAGAGCAAACCGAAGACAAGGGGATAAATTCGTAGGAAATCCCATTTTTTCTTTTGGCTATTTCTATTTTTATGTTAAGGGGGTGCTTTGAAAAGGGATATTTTGCATTTAGTAAGGCAAATAATGTGTTTCTTTTGTCTTTGATATCTTTTAAGCTAATCTCATTATGTTCTTTAAGAAAAATTTTTATTGCGTCTTTTAATTCTTTAATATATATTTTTTTTAACATTAAAAAATCCAGATCCTCGGAAAATCTGGGCGAACCAAAGGCGAGCCTTAAAGCTGTACCGCCATAAAAGATAAATTTAGTGGATATTTTATTTTGAGACAAAACACTTAAAATTTCTATTTCTATATTTTCTCGAATAACATTAATTGGGGCTATTTTTATTTTCTTACTCAAAAGTTGAATATTATATTGGTCCATAAAAATTAACAAAAATGTTAATCATCTTTCTTTAGGATAGCAATTTTTAAAAAATTTAAAAGGGGACAATTTAAAAGGGGACAGCGCCCTTTTTATGGGGCGCTATCCCTTTATTTGTAAAATCTATGTTAGCGGGTAACATGCATTACCCCTGCTTCTCCTCGGGCTTGATGGCCAGGAACATCACAGTAAAAACTATAATCTCCAGTTTGACTAGGGGCAACAAAAGAAATGCCTCTTGTCTCTCCATTAGCCACACCTACTGCCACGTTGGATAAAGAAGGGTCATTAAATTTAAACACATGAGTAGCATCAACACCAGTAATTGCCAAAGAAACCGGCTTACCAGCTTTGACGGAAAATTCATTAGGTTCAAAACCAGTGGTAGTGGCTCTAATTTTAATTACCTCTGCAGGGATTTGCTCTTCAACTAAAGGAGGAGTTTGATTGATATTTTCCGGATTGAATTCACCCAAAGGAGCTTCAATCATTTCCGGTTCAGTCACTGTTTCACCTTCAGGAGCAGGAACAATTTCGCCTTCTGCAGGAGCAGGAATAACTTCGCCGCCCTCAGGAGCAGGTACAATTTCTTCTTGACCTGGAACTTCGCTAGGCACTTCTCCCGGCTTTGTCTTTGGCGTGGCTAGAGAACTGATCAAAAGAATAAGCAGAAGAACAACAACTACAACAATTAAAATGTAAATTCCTTTTTTGTTCATAAACCTCAGTAATAAATTATATAAAAAGACCTTTAATGATAAATTAAAAATTAAATAATTGTTAAGGAATAATAATCATTTTTACATATATTAATTATATTATATTTTAAATAAAATTTATCGTCAAGGGGATTAATTTTTGTAAATTAAAAGAGTGAATTCTCCGTGAAGCAGAGATTTGTCTTTTTCAAATTTTTCTAAAAGAAATTGAGGTGTGCCCTGGAAAATTCCTTCATGGATTTTAGTTAGTTCGTGAAAAATTATTATTTGAATATTTTTTATTTCAGACAATTCTTTAAGAGTTTTCAAGAGACGATAAGGAGATTCAAAAATAACAATAGGAAAATTAAAAGATTTAAATTGATTAAAAAATTTTTTTCTTGCTTTTTTGTGCGGGGGGAAGCCCAAAAAAACAAAAGAGGAAATGGAAATGCCGGCGCAAGATAAGGCAGCAGTTAAAGCCGAAGGCCCGGGAATAGGACTTATTGATTGAGCCCCCAAAGTTTCAAAAACTTTTTTTACTAATTTCGCTCCGGGGTCGGAAATAGCCGGCGTGCCAGAATCTGTAACTAAAGCCAAATTTTTATTTTGAGATAAAAGTTCTAAAATTTGTTTTATCTTATTTGATGAAGAATGCTCGTGGAAGGAAATAAGAGGGGTAGATATTTTATAAAAATTTAAAAGTTTTTTTGTTCGGCGAGTGTCTTCGGCTAAAATAAAATCAACTTTTTTCAAAGTTTCCAAAGCGCGCAAAGTAATATCTTCTAAATTGCCAATAGGAGTAGAAACAAGATAAAGCATAAAATATTTATGTGGGGACAGTCCCCTTTTTAAGGCCTTCAAAAACCCTTTATTTCTCTATATTTTCAGGCATTTTTTCAAATTTGCCGTTATTTACGGCAAGTTTTTATACAATAGAAATAACAATGAAATAACTAACAAAAAAATAATTTGCGTTTTTT
The nucleotide sequence above comes from Parcubacteria group bacterium ADurb.Bin159. Encoded proteins:
- the rsmI gene encoding Ribosomal RNA small subunit methyltransferase I: MLYLVSTPIGNLEDITLRALETLKKVDFILAEDTRRTKKLLNFYKISTPLISFHEHSSSNKIKQILELLSQNKNLALVTDSGTPAISDPGAKLVKKVFETLGAQSISPIPGPSALTAALSCAGISISSFVFLGFPPHKKARKKFFNQFKSFNFPIVIFESPYRLLKTLKELSEIKNIQIIIFHELTKIHEGIFQGTPQFLLEKFEKDKSLLHGEFTLLIYKN